A genomic window from Coccinella septempunctata chromosome 9, icCocSept1.1, whole genome shotgun sequence includes:
- the LOC123320165 gene encoding apolipophorins-like isoform X1, which yields MAQLRPNYVGLALVLLIVFQSASAIDKCKTGCDGPSGPFKFTPGTTYKYDYDGKINILVSTAEGEQTTTEVKATVLLTQQADCSQILRLQNVQIVGPDGKKRSGIPNIDKPVVLNNNNGALNDFMCTDPGDNQNSLNLKRAIASLFQANLEKSTEVDVFGQCPTHISKSVDGDITTIHKNKNLNKCAFRESITNDYLSSTFNIQSEIQASPILNSILDSKQKLKAGVLDSANVVENYLFVPFSIGQNGAKATVESKLTLTGTSKDIPSVKCSVPKSIIFENPHPVNLAKTNMNTILKSVKTLSENLGDVVQDKAATNFIGLVKLLRVSKKPDILSVYNQIRSGSGFTDKEAIKQLFLDAVLAAGTGDTIEVAIELLKNKELSPMEERQLFSGLPRARHVTENSIKTATDLLNRANLPKEAYLGVGALAGRYCTHHKCEKVDVINKIIQKLLSKLGDLKAANRKEENDMIFVLKGLTNIGFLNDAILSKLVTLAEDKKQPARLRVATLEAYKAAPCKDKLRDSALKVLKDTQQDSEIRIKAYLVLTVCPNEKIGNAIKTLLENEKSYQVGGYISTHLRNLRSSINPDKALARAHLGFVRASNKFPFDPRKYSYNSEFSYFIDSIGVADNVEADVIYSQNSFLPRSLNLNLTSEVFGHRFHYLELAARQENLERVMEHYLGPQGVLRKATLQQNYDNMAKPIANLLKNLKEKVDKSLRARRDVSKADIDAINKKIQIKANELDKNLDIDLSVKTFGNEVVFMNSFDITEKLSPQGIIDGLVNKLNDGLNSLKSFEKVLRLNLLFLDAELSYPTSLGFPLRLGVDGAANVQIKTSGNIDVRDIISESPDNDINLKISLIPSAAVSVIGRFTLDTPLIENGLKVGSTLHTSSGGDIEVKTFNAAKGLDVKFSVPVQKQELIGLRHSIIYQTKENGVVTNKNIRFTQNKDFSICVDQLSQFIGLEFCADINGPNLSGKKVPVLPFPLSGNARLSVRIERGDIDTIHYRREFISKEGKIGVEANLETLRNGNQKAASVNVEAYLSPEKYIKVNLNSPIKNAEGEARLVFNDKEKILLLSVKDESKVLYSAKAGLQVDGGADKTIYNPILQYTTPQNQAPQTPPFHVEGKVIAVKTGNDIKYTLDGLTFVIPNRKSIVITGNLGTEGPAYYSDLTASDGTISGSLGGRLETQKDVLKVQAEMKNSLKPTLNFNVKGEFKKQENPDLISSNLQITHGPDLQSKTNVLTLINSLSVKNPKDPKTLEITTKNKITYPLAKLNGKFDMEKGPKSLHYDTSIQYGDIKFGSELKLKINTKTVGDYQMELDAYDLKNKLEVRSSRQVVGPDDSKISNSIGLNNKKLEIGGKVKHRVRPGDLNVGGDLTVKVPNNKTPLKVNGQVKINPREFDTHLKILAGKTSIIDLLLKGNRVGDINGHAKVNLKDTLTVDGQVSSKKGVGKGNAVIDFKQLKKTTKLDATFTIQRPKYNLNLNFYPVFNEDPKKKISIDTNNEISGTTIHSKTNLDLLGNQFALNGNAQLGNLLNGKTTADVDLSLPGPLYLSGQFARDAKTKDGSITGETTISLGQSTDKATPGRKITIKTVTKDTNIKEGVVDVTVNFAADNAAGKNVNMDLSLKRQKSGDKRILNFSNKITSSDLSSPIEASYNAEYSKTGGNVELKASIDPKANLQLNGKFSGDTSAGQKTGSVSVNLALPSEMLSNVKTSYNLAIKPPQGTSPGTLDLSGNLQTISNVPNLNIETSGSINLQGDKTSGKISVHEEVKKPCTLTIDGSGGFNMDPEKKTGSINGNLKVILPNKNVIQGSGTLTRISPKEYNLEASLDLPTKAHKSNKLTVHTKRSDKNDISSQATLESDGQKHTVNTELSLNPLDSKVDIQMICPDGKLSQISANLQRPSSDRMMGNIKILSQGKDFILEGGIDVNNESPDNIYLQLTGNCPKLNINDVVFKVGGNTNPDKNTVSVLLTSAGKNVISGDAKISNRQEQGKNIIEGSGDFKVGTENKSGNFKYIRTVLTSDKNGENGNEISFDATIGTKAIDAELKITDKEFRYLYSFCEASKQCAHVEIDAKTTTNEIARYDGQIEVTIDLRVLGLPTEFGLKSVTHRDHFLLDHTVDVHFENAANKYQYSLSIHPSQFEISLTTPNRVISLEGTATLPSTNLKNGGKASGEIAFYTDKKNNPNTKSSLTGNVNVDVQKRTIDAEAQLNIVNMKKPFIIKYTKTVPKPDLASSGSQKLIVDIFATPDQKIIATQTYSIQYDKNTHKTQAQNAVSVKSTGLSLDVAINHNALLDPKALTASLKASGVFALSQNKYENLLKLAASTKDASLLIKILNNVILDIQSNIAFQKGQIDVNSQVNGLGFEPIEADLQIKNYNSVTLTRFLKNNPNDKLVVKAAVTPGQTAEAVIEQQTGGATKPLLQLSIDLSDKNFLKPTFNVQGDQLKELSSKIRTIAAKQLEQTADKVKESAAALKNDGGALLDKAKNSIPDATPSVQFYQKEAATFKQELAADKTLQNLAQLMDNVLNTVISVVSKVVSAMSNIVGRTIQAVVGAVTDVLSHIKTALLPKLQALAQALLESAKNILDKLVDIAANLIVKGVEILKAIEPQLEVILSSVAEILEDVMKAIVATLENIKNTIIQQLKHLQQELKSSPIISELKAQYQDIIKNGLPSQDAIVNTIRAFFGALRELVPLPELQQILDQTEQYLEKRLTNKPVDDVVEIRRIGGSILQLATKVSGAIAKEIVPEILKSSKLPGVNFDLLRGLPSVGTARISVVNYLLREDVTPLVRFLLRLIVTPRDFIIPGELSSIVALSEVFTFDGRILYLPGDNCNYLLAADAVNGNFSIVGTYQNKIFSAVTLTDKTGSLTLTKDKLLLDNVEVDIPVQKGNLRAYRTKAFYYLESRAGVQVLCEINLLGCDINVSGFYRGQLRGLLGNGNNEPHDDGTLPNGKIVDKLTEIASAYAVGAQCAPVQMKEIDEPKSDPECEKMFDYESPLRLCYPFVDRKPAKRACDYAAAQGDKDIHRMIGSLYSYLCYKSNIPVEMPASISEQCTNSLAPRKVDEQFNIQLPGKSADVLLLVSTDKDNEALYTEYGQSLMTAITNEFKAKGIDDVVFHSIAYGGANQQPSFVTVGGLTSFKDKAPAFKFSESPKPQKLVTGITDLDRVIGFIRTVIHDLKSLLGLTLESNTYTDAINYPFRVEAIRTTVAITSDPCEHSLGIPVEVAKTILFNRKDININLIAPTKDFKVKDPQTTKGVIGFTSENVITLSEAAAKPTGSPTLQKSMTYNDLCSDYTVGVGGNVFVSTNLLANKDKKDQISQIVAKNIVSSATSRKIQLECSCAYSFKHPVNPYNHCKPVDIKEA from the exons ATGGCTCAGCTAAGGCCAAATTATGTGGGCCTTGCCCTAGTTCTTCTCATAGTGTTTCAATCGGCTTCTGCCATTG ATAAATGCAAGACTGGATGTGACGGACCATCAGGACCATTCAAGTTCACTCCTGGAACCACTTACAAATACGATTACGATGGAAAAATCAACATTCTTGTTTCCACAGCTGAAGGGGAGCAAACTACAACTGAAGTCAAAGCTACAGTCCTCTTGACACAGCAAGCGGACTGCAGCCAAATACTGAGACTGCAGAATGTACAAATCGTTGGACCAGATGGCAAG AAACGTTCAGGAATTCCGAACATCGATAAGCCAGTTGTCCTGAACAATAACAATGGCGCTCTGAACGATTTCATGTGTACGGACCCAGGAGACAATCAAAACTCGCTCAACTTGAAGAGAGCCATAGCCTCTCTCTTCCAGGCAAATCTGGAAAAAAGTACAGAAGTGGACGTGTTCGGACAGTGTCCCACCCATATATCGAAAAGCGTAGATGGCGACATCACCACGATCCACAAAAACAAGAACCTGAACAAATGTGCTTTCAGAGAGTCCATCACCAATGATTACCTCTCATCTACCTTCAATATCCAGAGCGAAATTCAAGCAAGTCCCATCCTGAACTCCATCTTGGATTCCAAACAAAAACTCAAGGCTGGAGTCTTGGACTCTGCTAACGTGGTGGAGAACTACTTGTTTGTACCTTTCTCAATTGGCCAGAATGGAGCCAAAGCTACAGTTGAATCTAAGTTAACCCTAACAGGAACCAGCAAAGATATACCATCCGTCAAATGTTCAGTTCCAAAATCTATTATCTTCGAGAACCCTCATCCTGTAAACCTCGCAAAAACCAACATGAACACCATCCTCAAAAGTGTGAAGACACTTTCTGAGAATCTTGGAGACGTTGTGCAGGATAAGGCTGCAACAAACTTCATCGGACTGGTCAAACTTCTAAGAGTCAGCAAGAAACCAGATATTCTTTCTGTTTACAACCAAATCAGATCTGGGTCTGGCTTCACTGACAAAGAAGCCATTAAACAACTATTTTTGGATGCAGTCTTGGCTGCTGGAACCGGTGACACCATCGAAGTAGCCAtagaattgttgaaaaataagGAACTCAGTCCTATGGAAGAGAGACAGTTGTTCTCGGGACTTCCCAGAGCTAGACATGTCACGGAAAATTCGATTAAAACAGCAACAGACTTATTGAACAGAGCTAACCTTCCTAAAGAAGCTTATTTGGGAGTTGGGGCACTTGCTGGAAGATATTGCACACATCACAAATGCGAGAAGGTTGATGTTATAAATAAAATCATACAGAAACTGCTGAGCAAACTTGGGGATTTGAAGGCAGCGAACAGGAAGGAAGAAAATGATATGATCTTTGTTCTGAAAGGTCTGACAAATATTGGTTTCCTCAATGACGCAATACTTTCCAAGCTGGTGACTTTGGCTGAGGACAAAAAGCAACCGGCCAGACTTCGTGTGGCTACACTAGAAGCATACAAAGCAGCTCCTTGTAAAGATAAACTGAGGGATAGTGCATTGAAAGTTCTGAAGGATACCCAACAAGATTCTGAGATAAGAATCAAGGCCTACTTGGTGTTGACCGTTTGTCCAAACGAAAAAATAGGAAATGCCATCAAAACcttactggaaaatgaaaaaagctACCAAG ttGGAGGATACATATCAACCCATTTAAGGAATCTCAGATCCTCAATCAACCCAGATAAGGCGCTTGCCAGAGCTCATTTAGGCTTCGTGAGGGCTTCCAATAAATTTCCTTTTGATCCGAGGAAGTATTCTTACAACAGTGAATTCTCCtatttcattgattccattGGCGTAGCTGACAATGTTGAAGCGGATGTTATTTACTCACAAAACTCGTTCCTACCCAGGTCACTTAACCTGAATCTCACTTCTGAAGTGTTTGGACATAGGTTCCACTACTTGGAATTAGCAGCAAGACAGGAAAATTTGGAGAGGGTGATGGAGCATTATTTAGGACCACAAGGTGTTCTCAGGAAGGCCACCCTCCAACAGAACTATGACAATATGGCCAAACCTATCGCGAATTTGCTGAAGAATTTGAAGGAAAAAGTGGATAAGTCACTAAGAG ctCGTCGAGATGTTTCGAAAGCTGATATCGATGCCATCAATAAGAAGATCCAGATTAAGGCCAACGAACTTGACAAGAACTTGGATATAGACTTAAGCGTGAAGACATTCGGAAATGAAGTTGTATTCATGAATTCTTTCGATATCACTGAGAAATTATCCCCTCAAGGCATCATAGATGGCCTTGTGAACAAACTCAACGATGGACTCAACAGCCTGAAGAGTTTTGAG AAAGTTTTGAGGCTGAACTTGCTCTTCTTGGACGCTGAGCTCTCCTATCCAACATCTCTCGGTTTCCCTCTGAGATTGGGGGTTGACGGTGCCGCCAACGTTCAAATAAAAACCTCAGGAAACATAGATGTCCGTGATATCATTTCCGAGAGCCCAGATAACGACATCAACCTGAAGATCTCCTTGATACCAAGCGCTGCCGTTTCCGTCATCGGTAGATTTACTTTAGATACACCCTTAATCGAGAATGGTCTAAAGGTAGGATCCACCCTCCACACATCCAGCGGTGGAGATATTGAAGTGAAAACTTTCAATGCAGCCAAAGGTCTGGATGTCAAGTTCTCAGTTCCTGTCCAAAAACAAGAACTGATTGGTTTGAGGCATAGCATCATCTATCAGACTAAGGAGAATGGAGTAGTCACGAATAAAAATATAAGATTCACTCAGAACAAGGACTTTTCTATATGCGTGGACCAGTTGTCCCAATTCATCGGACTAGAGTTCTGTGCTGATATAAACGGTCCTAACCTATCTGGTAAGAAAGTACCAGTACTACCCTTCCCTCTATCTGGTAACGCCAGGTTGAGTGTAAGAATTGAGAGGGGCGACATTGACACAATCCATTATAGGAGGGAGTTCATATCAA AAGAAGGCAAAATTGGAGTGGAGGCTAATCTGGAGACTTTGCGAAATGGCAACCAAAAAGCTGCATCAGTGAACGTTGAAGCATACCTTTCACCTGAAAAATACATCAAAGTAAATCTAAACTCTCCAATTAAGAATGCAGAAGGTGAAGCACGTTTAGTGTTCAATGACAAAGAGAAGATCCTTCTACTGTCGGTCAAGGACGAAAGTAAGGTCCTATATTCTGCCAAGGCTGGTCTACAAGTAGATGGTGGTGCCGATAAAACAATCTATAATCCAATTTTGCAATATACTACACCTCAAAACCAGG caCCACAAACTCCTCCCTTCCATGTTGAGGGTAAGGTTATTGCCGTGAAGACTGGCAACGACATAAAATACACTCTGGATGGTTTAACTTTTGTTATTCCAAATCGCAAAAGCATAGTCATCACTGGAAACCTGGGCACAGAAGGACCTGCCTACTACTCAGATCTTACAGCATCCGATGGAACTATTTCTGGTTCATTAGGAG GACGTCTAGAAACTCAAAAAGATGTACTCAAAGTCCAGGCTGAAATGAAGAACTCACTCAAACCAACGCTCAATTTCAATGTGAAAGGAGAATTCAAGAAACAGGAGAACCCCGATTTGATCTCAAGCAACTTACAAATCACTCATGGTCCAGATCTTCAGTCTAAAACTAACGTCCTCACTTTGATCAACAGTTTGTCCGTCAAGAATCCCAAGGATCCAAAGACTCTCGAAATAACTACCAAAAACAAGATCACTTACCCCCTGGCCAAATTAAACGGTAAATTCGATATGGAAAAAGGACCAAAATCTTTGCATTATGACACCTCTATTCAGTACGGAGATATAAAGTTTGGTTCTGAGCTCAAGCTGAAGATTAACACCAAAACAGTTGGAGATTATCAAATGGAACTCGACGCCTACGACCTGAAGAATAAATTGGAAGTGAGATCTAGTAGGCAAGTCGTCGGGCCTGATGATTCCAAGATCAGTAATTCGATAGGTTTGAACAACAAGAAGTTGGAAATTGGTGGAAAGGTTAAACATCGTGTCAGGCCAGGAGACTTGAATGTGGGTGGTGATTTGACTGTGAAAGTACCAAACAATAAGACCCCTCTGAA GGTTAATGGGCAAGTGAAAATAAATCCGAGGGAATTTGATACACACCTCAAAATTCTTGCTGGAAAAACCTCAATTATAGACTTACTACTCAAAGGAAATCGTGTTGGTGATATAAACGGTCATGCTAAG GTGAACCTGAAAGATACCCTGACCGTTGATGGACAAGTGTCCTCCAAGAAGGGAGTTGGTAAAGGAAACGCAGTTATAGACTTCAAACAGCTGAAAAAAACAACCAAACTCGATGCAACTTTCACTATTCAGAGACCCAAATACAATCTGAATTTGAACTTCTACCCAGTTTTCAATGAGGACCCTAAGAAGAAAATCTCTATCGACACCAACAATGAGATCAGCGGAACAACTATTCATTCTAA gACAAATCTCGATCTTCTTGGCAATCAATTTGCCCTCAACGGTAACGCCCAACTTGGTAACTTACTCAACGGCAAGACCACAGCAGATGTTGACCTCAGCTTACCAGGACCTCTCTACTTATCTGGTCAGTTTGCTAGGGATGCAAAAACAAAAGACGGCAGTATTACTGGGGAAACAACAATATCCTTGGGACAAAGCACGGATAAAGCTACACCTGGCAGAAAAATAACGATTAAGACTGTTACAAAGGACACCAACATCAAGGAAGGTGTCGTCGATGTCACAGTAAACTTTGCTGCTGATAATGCAGCAGGAAAGAATGTCAATATGGATCTCAGTCTGAAGAGGCAAAAAAGTGGGGATAAGAGGATCTTGAACTTCAGC AACAAAATCACCAGTTCTGACTTAAGCAGCCCCATTGAAGCTTCATACAATGCTGAATATTCAAAAACTGGCGGTAATGTCGAATTGAAGGCTTCCATTGACCCTAAGGCTAACCTACAGTTGAACG GTAAATTCAGCGGGGACACATCTGCTGGACAAAAAACAGGTTCTGTGTCAGTTAATCTGGCACTTCCATCTGAAATGCTTTCAAATGTAAAAACATCCTATAATTTGGCCATAAAACCACCACAAGGAACTAGTCCAGGAACCTTAGATCTCAGTGGAAATCTTCAAACGATTAGT AATGTTCCAAATCTCAACATCGAGACATCTGGATCTATCAACCTTCAAGGGGACAAAACAAGTGGAAAAATCTCT GTCCATGAAGAAGTTAAAAAACCTTGCACCTTAACCATAGACGGATCCGGTGGTTTCAATATGGATCCCGAAAAGAAGACAGGAAGCATAAACGGTAACTTGAAGGTCATATTGCCAAACAAGAACGTCATCCAGGGAAGTGGTACACTTACAAGGATATCTCCGAAGGAGTACAACTTGGAGGCGTCTTTAGATCTACCGACCAAAGCTCACAAGTCGAACAAGCTGACGGTCCATACCAAACGGTCGGACAAAAATGATATCAGCAGTCAAGCCACTTTGGAAAGTGATGGACAAAAACATACCGTGAACACCGAATTGAGTTTGAATCCTCTTGATTCAAAGGTCGATATTCAGATGATTTGTCCTGATGGTAAATTATCACAAATTTCTGCTAACTTGCAAAGGCCCAGCAGCGACAGAATGATGGGAAATATCAAG ATTTTGAGTCAAGGCAAAGACTTCATCCTAGAAGGAGGAATCGACGTCAATAATGAAAGTCCAGACAACATTTACCTCCAACTGACCGGAAACTGCCCCAAGCTGAACATCAACGATGTTGTCTTCAAAGTCGGTGGCAACACCAACCCTGACAAGAACACCGTTAGCGTACTTCTGACCTCAGCCGGAAAGAACGTGATATCTGGAGA TGCCAAAATTTCCAACCGCCAGGAACAAGGCAAGAACATCATTGAAGGCTCGGGTGACTTCAAGGTCGGAACAGAGAACAAGTCTGGAAACTTCAAATACATCAGAACAGTCTTGACTTCCGACAAGAATGGCGAGAATGGAAACGAAATCTCTTTCGATGCTACCATCGGAACAAAAGCAATAGACGCTGAACTCAAAATTACCGACAAAGAATTCAGATACTTGTATTCTTTCTGTGAAGCCTCCAAGCAATGTGCTCATGTAGAGATCGACGCCAAAACGACCACAAACG AAATTGCACGCTACGATGGCCAAATTGAGGTTACCATCGATTTACGAGTACTGGGACTACCAACCGAGTTTGGACTGAAATCGGTTACCCACAGGGATCATTTCTTATTGGACCACACTGTTGACGTACATTTCGAAAATGCTGCCAACAAATACCAATATAGTTTGTCAATCCATCCATCCCAGTTCGAAATCTCACTGACCACACCGAATAGGGTTATTTCTTTGGAAGGAACAGCAACTTTACCTAG TACCAATTTGAAGAACGGTGGAAAGGCTTCAGGAGAAATAGCTTTCTACACTGATAAGAAGAATAACCCCAATACTAAGTCTTCTCTTACTGGAAACGTAAATGTTGACGTCCAAAAGAGAACAATCGACGCTGAAGCTCAACTGAATATAGTGAATATGAAAAAG CCTTTCATCATCAAATATACCAAGACAGTACCTAAACCTGACCTAGCATCATCGGGATCACAAAAACTGATAGTGGACATCTTCGCAACTCCAGACCAAAAAATAATAGCTACTCAAACCTACTCCATTCAGTACGATAAGAACACTCACAAGACTCAAGCACAGAATGCGGTATCTGTGAAGAGTACCGGTTTAAGTCTGGACGTCGCTATCAACCATAATGCTCTATTGGACCCTAAGGCCCTCACTGCCAGCTTGAAAGCAAGTGGTGTATTCGCTCTGAGCCAAAACAAATACGAAAACCTCTTAAAATTGGCTGCCTCCACCAAAGATGCCAGTCTTCTGATCAAGATTCTGAACAACGTCATTCTTGATATACAGTCGAATATTGCATTCCAGAAAGGTCAGATTGATGTCAACTCCCAAGTGAATGGCCTTGGATTCGAACCAATTGAAGCTGATTTACAGATCAAGAATTACAATAGTGTTACACTCACAAGATTCCTCAAGA ACAATCCTAACGATAAACTCGTGGTCAAAGCGGCTGTGACACCAGGTCAAACAGCAGAGGCTGTTATCGAACAGCAGACTGGAGGAGCCACCAAACCACTTCTCCAACTTTCCATCGACCTAAGTGACAAAAACTTCTTGAAACCCACGTTCAACGTACAAGGAGATCAATTGAAAGAACTTTCTTCTAAGATAAGGACAATTGCGGCTAAACAGTTGGAACAAACGGCCGATAAAGTCAAGGAAAGTGCAGCAGCATTAAAGAATGATGGCGGTGCACTATTAGATAAAGCTAAGAACTCTATTCCAGATGCCACACCATCTGTGCAATTTTACCAAAAGGAGGCAGCAACTTTCAAACAAGAACTTGCTGCAGACAAAACTCTGCAAAACTTGGCTCAGTTGAT GGATAATGTCTTGAACACGGTCATAAGTGTGGTAAGCAAGGTAGTTTCCGCAATGTCTAATATTGTTGGACGAACTATACAAGCCGTCGTTGGTGCAGTCACAGATGTACTCAGCCACATAAAAACAGCCCTGCTTCCAAAACTCCAGGCTCTTGCCCAAGCACTTCTGGAATCAGCGAAGAATATTCTGGATAAACTCGTTGATATTGCAGCCAACCTGATTGTTAAAGGGGTTGAGATTCTGAAAGCTATCGAACCTCAGTTAGAAGTTATTCTTTCATCAGTCGCTGAAATTCTAGAAGACGTTATGAAAGCCATAGTTGCAACTCTGGAGAACATCAAGAACACAATCATTCAACAATTGAAACATCTACAGCAAGAACTCAAGAGTTCTCCAATCATTTCGGAATTGAAGGCGCAATACCAGGAT ATCATTAAAAACGGACTTCCATCTCAAGATGCTATCGTGAACACCATCAGGGCATTCTTCGGTGCACTCAGGGAATTGGTTCCACTTCCTGAATTACAACAGATACTGGATCAAACTGAGCAATATTTGGAGAAG AGGTTAACAAATAAACCTGTGGATGATGTAGTGGAAATACGAAGAATAGGTGGATCCATCCTTCAGCTTGCTACTAAAGTCTCTGGGGCAATAGCCAAGGAAATAGTACCAGAAATTCTCAAGAGTTCCAAG CTACCAGGAGTCAACTTCGATCTGCTCAGAGGATTGCCTAGTGTTGGTACTGCAAGAATTTCGGTTGTGAACTACCTATTACGTGAAGACGTGACACCATTAGTCAGATTCCTACTACGTTTAATTGTTACACCACGAGATTTCATAATTCCTGGTGAAC TTTCCTCTATTGTGGCCTTATCCGAGGTATTCACTTTCGATGGAAGGATTTTATATTTGCCTGGCGATAACTGCAACTACTTACTAGCAGCGGATGCTGTGAATGGCAACTTCTCAATTGTTGGAACATACCAGAACAAAATTTTCAGTGCTGTAACACTAACCGACAAAACCGGTTCCTTGACTCTTACCAAAGACAAACTTCTGCTGGATAATG TTGAAGTTGATATACCAGTTCAAAAAGGAAATCTGAGAGCATACAGAACAAAAGCCTTCTATTACCTGGAAAGCAGAGCTGGTGTTCAAGTTTTATGCGAAATTAACTTATTGGGCTGTGACATAAACGTATCTGGATTCTACAGAGGTCAACTCAGAGGTTTGTTAG GTAACGGAAACAATGAACCTCACGATGATGGCACCCTTCCAAACGGAAAAATTGTGGACAAATTGACTGAGATTGCTTCGGCCTACGCAGTAGGAGCACAATGCGCGCCAGTTCAAATGAAGGAAATCGATGAACCTAAGAGTGATCCAGAGTGCGAGAAGATGTTCGATTATGAATCTCCTTTGAGGTTATGTTATCCATTCGTTGATCGTAAACCTGCCAAGAGGGCTTGCGATTATGCCGCCGCTCAGGGAGATAAGGACATCCATAGAATGATCGGTTCCCTTTATTCCTACCTCTGTTATAAATCGAATATTCCAGTGGAGATGCCAGCAAGTATAA GCGAACAATGTACTAACTCTTTGGCGCCTAGAAAGGTAGATGAGCAATTCAACATCCAGCTTCCTGGAAAATCAGCAGATGTACTTCTCTTGGTCAGCACTGACAAGGACAACGAAGCTCTTTACACTGAGTATGGGCAGTCACTGATGACGGCTATCACCAACGAATTCAAGGCCAAAGGAATAGA CGATGTCGTATTCCATTCCATCGCATACGGCGGTGCAAACCAACAGCCTTCCTTCGTCACAGTTGGAGGATTGACGTCATTCAAAGACAAGGCGCCAGCATTCAAGTTCAGCGAGTCGCCAAAACCACAAAAATTGGTTACAGGAATCACGGACCTAGACAGAGTCATCGGTTTTATCAGAACCGTCATCCACGACCTAAAATCCCTGCTTG GTCTTACTCTGGAGAGCAACACTTACACTGACGCCATCAACTACCCCTTCAGGGTTGAAGCAATCAGGACCACTGTGGCTATAACCAGTGACCCTTGCGAACACTCGTTGGGTATTCCTGTTGAAGTTGCAAAGACCATTCTCTTCAACCGAAAAGATATAAACATCAATTTGATAGCTCCAACTAAAGACTTCAAGGTTAAGGATCCTCAAACTACAAAGGGAGTCATAGGTTTCACGTCAGAAAATGTGATAACTCTGAGCGAAGCCGCTGCTAAGCCTACAGGATCTCCCACACTTCAGAAATCTATGACCTACAACGACCTCTGCTCAGATTATACTGTTGGT gtcGGTGGTAATGTCTTTGTATCGACCAACCTTTTAGCAAACAAGGATAAAAAAGACCAGATATCTCAAATAGTGGCTAAGAATATTGTTAGCAGTGCGACCAGTAGGAAAATTCAATTGGAATGTAGTTGTGCTTACTCCTTCAAGCATCCAGTCAACCCTTACAATCATTGTAAACCAGTGGATATAAAAGAAGC gtGA